From Mobula hypostoma chromosome 3, sMobHyp1.1, whole genome shotgun sequence:
CAGAGTGCCAAACACTTTCTAAACCACCCTGGCTACCAACATCAGCACTTTTTAAGAAGTATGCCCTTGCACCCTTAGGactagtaagttgtaggcatgctatgttggtgccagaaatttacttgtgggctgcccacagcacttgtatttatttatttatagacacaTGGCAGGCCCTCCTAGCCcaccaagccacaccacccagtaatCCACCTACTTAATCCCTCCCTCATCACAAAACAATTTACAACCACCAACTAACTggcatgtctttgcactgtgcgaggaaaccagagcacccggaggaaaccccacGTGCACACTGGAAGGAATACACTAAGTTGCTTACAGAGGACGTCAGAATTTAAACTAACGctttgagctgtaatagcatcacactaactgctactctaccGTGGCACCCAACAACGAACCAAACCACTATGGTTTTCAAAGTAGATgtggcaaataaaactaatcttttatCGTTTCGCCTTTTGATGGTGATACTGGGAATCAAACAGGCTGCAACACCATGTGACAGGCAACCATTTGATGTCTCTCAGGtaacatctccccctcccgcttccAGGGGCGAACGAGACATTGTGTCAATTTACTAGGGGCCCGATAGAGGATGCTAAATGCTTTGGGGAAGCTTccaggagaggggaaagagacagCAATACATTTAAGGGGGCTTCAAATTAAAGTGTATTAAATACAATTGAAGCCTACTTATCCTGGAGCCATGGAGGACGAGGAGCAGAGGGAGGCCTCTCAGCTGGAGCTGTTTGTGGAGTGGCAGGGGCCGGCGCCACCTCCCGGCTCCTGCTGGGCGTTGCCTGGATTCCATACAGGTGATAACACAGCTCAGCAGTGTCATAGGCGGGTTTACTGAACCAAACCGGCTCGTTGTCTTGGTGAATGAGGTGCTGATGGACTGCCGCTGGTGATAAGGCCACTACAGGTGATGAATGGGCCTCTGCTGGGTGAGACGGGCATGGGTGGCGGGCCCTGGGGCAACACTGGCCTGGAGGTCGTCCACCTCTCTCTGATGCTCGTTCCTGGCACAGGGCCTCTTGATACAGCCGCTCAGCATCGTCGTACAGCGGCTTTTccagccacaccccaggcaacggtgGGCACCAGGGGGTCTTGGAAGGGATCCCGCTCGCCCGGGGGCCAGGGGTGAGTGGGGTGCCCGGCGTGGCGCTGATGTACCCCTCATCCGGGGTGGCCCGCGATGTCAGAATCACACGTGAGCCGAGGATCGGCAGGGAGCGCGGCACACTGGGCACCTGCAACCGCTCGACAAACAGCCGCTCCGCCGTGTCGAAGGCATCCTTGTTGACCCAGACCCCGCCGACGACGTGGTGACAGGCCACCGCAGGGCGGCTGGTGGCAGACGACTTCCCGCGGTCACTCTTCGCCGCGTTTGGCGGGAGCAGGTCAGCCCCATCAACTTCCTTCGTGGGCACCGGCTTCGCCCACGGGCAGCCCTTCCCCCGCCTCCTATCACCCATCTCCTCTGTCGGCCGGCGGATACCCCAAACCTCCCAGAACAGCCGCTCCGCCTCATCGAACTTCCACTTGTCCGTCCAGACGGTCTCCAGCAGGAAGGGATGACGCTTCGTGGTCCCCATCCTCAGAGCGCAGCACAACACAGGGAAGAAAGCTCAGAGTAAGCACAGTAAACCGACAGAGTACCGAGCATGCAGTCACGGGGCAACAGCGGAGCAGAACGAGAGAACCCAGCAGCCactcgatagaggtgtacgagataccaagtggatgctgcctgcattagacaGCAAGGGTGATGACGACAGGCTGAGCaaattagggcttttctctttggagcaaaggagggtgagaggtgacttgacagaggcatagacatggctaatatgaggagacatcattttaaggtgattggagggaagtttggggggggaggggtgaatgtcagagatgttttttaaaaacacagattggtaggtgtgtggaacgccctgtcaGAAGTGGTagcagaggcagatatattaggaacaGATTTCAGCAGGAGCAGGAAGCCAAGTCGCTGATGTCACTATACCCTGCCAATTTTAACTCAGCCCtattctccccctctcacacagacACGCGCGCGCAATCCAGTTAGTGGAAGCTGATTGGACAGTGACATTTAAGCAGCTGTTAGGTTCACGGGAATGGAAGAATATGAATGGTGGTGGATGACTCTGAGCTTCTATTGTCTACTCAGTGGGTGTAGAATGGGGGCAAGGCGAATCTCATCGAAACTTACCAAACTTTGTAAGGCCTACatagaggatgtttcttatagtggtaagagtccaggatcagagggcacggcctcgcaacagagggatgtccatttagaacagagatgaggaggaatttcttagccaATGGGTGGCGAACTTGTGGAATTTACTGCTGCAGATGACCACGGAGGCCAGgccatcgggtatatttaaagtggagattggtaaggatgtcaaaggttttggggagaaggcaggacactgGGATTGgtaaggataataaatcaggcatgatggagtggcagagcagacttgatggctgaATAGTCTAATCCTGCTCTTTTGTCCTATGGCAGACGAGATTTTGTTTAATTTAGCACTGGTtggtgtggatgttgtgtgaCGAAGAGCCCATTCCTATGCTGCAATAGTCCCTTTTGCTGAGGAGCCGACTCAAAGGGAACAAGATAGGACAGCTTCCAGGGTGATAGTGGGGAAATTCTACGGATGAACGGTGAAGGGGCGAAGAATGGACAGGACTGAGGTGATTAGGTAAGGAAAGAGATGGGGCAAGTGTTGAATGGGAGGTCAAAATGGGGGCAAAGCAGGAAGGGCTGAAGTGTGAGGAGGTAATGTCTGCTCACGATGTATGAAAGGACATAGTTTGTATGGCGAGTAGTTGCTTCACAGCCCGGTATTATTGACTGAACACACAAAAGAAAACACCTTATAGGTAAAAACCCATGCCAATTACAATGCCAAGCTCTAACTAGGAACATTGGACAGGCAAAATGAATTGTGACTTTACCTGGGTAGGGCACTATATTTAACACCAGCCCACCCTCAATGCAGTCCTGCCAAACAGCAGTAGAAGAAGCCGGCACTGGAGGACCTGTAGAGGCCAAAGTAAGAGCTGCGTACAGTACAAACTAGAGCAATAAGCTCCCACCCATCAAGGGTAATTCTGTAGCATCACAAACACCTTAGAGAAAGGTGGAAACGAAACAAAACAGTGGTTTGACAAGTACTCACCTTCTTATCCTACAAACGACAGCAAAAGGATAAAGAGAGAAGAGAATTAAGTGTGTTAGTAGCACAATTCAAATGTAAAGCTTTATTGTTAATGCACTGCGCTGAAAAATCACAATCCAGCCTCCGGACGTGGGGGAGCTGACAGGCAAGACAGCAGTTAATGGACACATACAGGCCAAGTGGAGATTACAGTCAAAAAACCTTTCTCCTCTCCGTTCACCTACTCAGCTGGGTAGAAAAGATAGGAGACCTTAAAGTTGCTCTCTGTGGTGGATTTCACAGGTACAGATCATATGGAATGACATCATGGTGTTGACACAGCACAGAAGTTAATTTGTCTATTCCCTTGCTGATGTCTCCCTCTCCCATTGGCAGCAGAATTCATTAATGATTTTATGATAAAGGTTCTCGTCCCAAAATGgccactgtttatttcccttccaGATAAACCTcctgacctgttgggttcctcccacattttgcatgatttccaacatctgcagaatcttttgtgcttaTTTAAAACCAGTAGCTGTGTGACCAGGCCCCAGTTCTTGACAGCACTAACAATTTATCCTGGTACCAAACAAAAGAATGATTATCTGCTGATGATATACACTGATCTCAGCGACTTTCCAAGCATTCATTGAGATAAGCAGCCATTTAAATGTGATTACCACTCAGCCAGGCAGTACCAGCTCCAGCGATGACATGTCACCCCCTGTGATCTCAGCCAAACCTCCCCACACATTCCACTAGGGCCACATGAAACCAGCTAGAATCCAAAAATCAATTTGCACGAATGAGCACCACAGATTTAACTATTTGCATCACCATCCGGTACGGAGGGAACACTGCACCGGatgagaaaaagctgcagaaagttaccaACTCAGCCACAGGGCCAACATAGGTACTGGCTTCCCCAGCATTGACATCTGCAAATGGCAACGTCTCAAAGAAAGGTggattccatcattaaggatccccattacccaggactgccctctttggacactacctcacttaaaaaaaatacggtacttctgtttttacacttttaaaaatctattcaatatatgcaattgatttacttattattttttttctgctagattacgtattgcattgaactgccgctgctaagttaacaaatttcacgtcacatgccggtgataataaacctgattctgattcttcattGTTACCGCTGAGGAGGAGGTTACAGGAGACTAAAAACACAcccacagtgattcaggaacagcttcttcctcgtctacaccatcagatttctgaacggacaatggcCCCGTGAGTATttacagtcctgccaaagggtctcggcctgaaatgtcgactgtgctcttttccatagacgctgcctgatctgctgagctcctccagcattttgtgtgtgttgctcacaattttttctgtttttgcactactacttttttaaaaatatcataGACGAAGATCACCCTCATCATAGGTAATGattaatatatacacacacagacacacacacacacacacacagagcaatgcactcctgctgcaaaacaaacttcacatgtgccagtggtattaaagCTTATTGCGATCGCAAGTAGAAAACTGTTCCTGCAATCATGCAGATATAACGAGCTCCCAGATTGCCCTAAAATATTTAGCCAGCGGCCTTCCCCACCGTACCTTCACTATCCCAAATGAACAATCTCAGTAAATGGCAAACACCCTCTTCGCCACTCCACTCCTGTCACTGGGGCTATGCAGGTCTCACTGCAATTTTCTTTCCTCTAATTCTTCAACCAATTACTTAAATCTCTATCTCCACATATGATCTCACTGTTTAAGGAAACAGGTCCTTCCTAATCCCTTCACAAACATGAAAAAATCTGCCCgtcctaatgaagggcctcagcccaaaacgttgactgttcactcttctccacagatgttgcctggcctgatgagttccctcagcattttgtgtgttgctccctaAGCCCTATTGTTTTATACAGTtcaattcaatctctcctcagcctcctctaATCTAAGGCAACACTTGCTTATCTAATCTTTTCTTGGAACAGCTTTCCAACACTGGCAATATATACGCTCCCCTTCATAACCTCAACAGTTTAAGTGACGCTGTGACCAAAACCGTGTGTAGTATTTGCGCAGAGGCCAATCTCCACCGCCTGCCCCCCAAGGTAACACCCTTCTCCAGCCACCCCATTAACCCCCAACCTCACTGCTTCCAAGCACCATTCTCTTTCAACcaccccataccccttgatcctcGGGTCACCCCTCCCTTCAATCCACCAGACACCCTCCCTCCTCCAACCAACCCCCTTTGGGCACCATTTCCTTCAAAGTCTTTTCATCAATATTCGAGTAACCCTCCAATTTCCCTCAATCCTCCAAACACCCAGCCCCCACAACCCCAACCACACTCCCGAGTACTTTCCCCAACACCATCTATATCCtttacccctccctcacctccatatTCCCCTTTCTCCACCCCAGCCTCCCCCTGACACCCTCCAGATCCCCCCCTCCTTCCACTCCCCAACCATTCTCTCCCCCTCTAACCCACCCTGCCCCTGACCCTCTCTTACCCCCAGGTCCTCTACTTCTCCCACTCACACCCTCTGCTGCTGCCGCCCCCCCTCCTCTCCAGACCCcgttctccccctctcccaccctccagACCCCCTTCGCCCCTTCTCCCACACTCCAGACTACCTTcgccccctctcccacactccagaCTCCCTTcgccccctctcccacactccagaCCCCCTTcgcccctctcccaccctccagACCCcgttctccccctctcccaccctccagACCCCGTTCTCCCCCTCTCGATTCTCTTTCCTCACGTTCCCACTCTATCGCGACCCTTGACACTTTACTGCGCTCCCACCCTCTCGATCCTCTCCTTTACCCCCTCACAGCCCCTCTCTGTATCCTATCCTATcttaccctccccccccatcGTGGACCACGTGGCTTTCCCGGCGGTGAATGAACGGCCGCCTCGCCACCCGGCGATGCCCTGAACAGTCATACTCCCTCATTTGCCCCCACCCCTCCGCCCCCGGAATCCGAGCGCACTCCCCGTGGCGGGGGAGGAGGGGTAAGGGCATACCGGTCCCCCGACCCAGCCGCACCCACCGATCACTCACACCGATTCCTGCCGCACCGCCGCCTCAGCCCGCACCGAAAACCCAAGAGACCGCGCCTGCGCACCCTGACTCTGCCGCACCTGCGCAGCAGGCTGTTGCCGACAGGCAAGATGCGCATGCGTTAAATCAGCAGCCGGCATTCCAGTTTGGAACAACAGGTTGCAAACAGCCTTAAGTTATATTCTCAATTTGTTACCTGCTGATTTCgacatagagtcacagtgcacATGGTGAATTTTGTGGTATTGGTACCATTCATTCTGAAGTAATGCTGCAAGCGCCCGGCTGGCCAGCTGGACGGAAACTAAAGTTGCAAGGGGAAACAATTGCTATTAataaaacaacacacataaaaaatgctggtgaacgcagcaggccaggcagcatctataggaagaggtacagtcgaagggtctcggcccgattcgtcgactgtacctcttactgtagatgctgcctggcctgctgcgttcaccagtattttttttatgtgtgttacttgaatttccagcatctgcagatttcctcgtgtttgcgctattAATAAAAGCAGCGTTGGACTTAGGGGATAGCTGAAatgaatttaaaagaaaaataaaagtacATCCATCTTCACGGAGAGCAAAAGATGGTTATTAGAAATTGTTAAATTCAATAAGACgttcagcccccccccccccactctactCCATGTATGGTTATGAAtgcgtggccagattctgctcttaaCTCCATCTACGATTCTCAAATAACGATGAGTGGAGTGCAGGATGAAGATAGAGAGCTTAGGGACAacttatactttactttatactttattgtcgccaaataattgatactagaacgtacaatcatcatagcaatatttgattctgcgcttcctgctccctggattacaaatcgatagtaaatattaaaaagttaaattataaatcataaatagacaaaatggaaagtaaggtggtgcaaaaaaaaccgagaggcagttccggatatttggagggtacggcccagatccgggtcaggatccgttcagcagtcttgtcacagttggaacgaagctgttcccaaatctggccgtacgagtcttcaagctcccgagccttctcccggagggaagagggatgaagagtgtgttggctgggtgggtcgtgtccttgattatcctggcagcactgctccgacagcgtgcggtgtaaagtgagtccaaggacggaagattggtttgtgtgatgtgctgggctgtgctcacgatcttccgcagcttctttcggacttggacaggacgacttccataccaggttactCCTCAATATCTGCGAaacaaggagctggttattgactctgggtggggggggggggcggggggaggtgcacatgctcctgtcgatatcaatggtgttgaggttgagagcttcaggtttcCAGCGAGGAACATCACCAATAGTCCGTCCTGGTCCGAACACGTTGATGTCATGGCCAATAAAGCTCACCAACGCTTCTACTTCCTCGGGAGGCTACAGTTCAGCACGTCCCGGTCGATCCTCAGCAGTTGTTATCAATGCACCATCGAGAGCATCTTATCCTACATCATTAACGACTGCTCTGTCCGAGAGACGACAAgcaactgcagagttgtgggcacagttcagcacatcgcagaaagcagcctcccctccatggatccTGTCTACGCTTCTTGCTGTCTCGTTAAAGtagccagcgtaatcaaaggttccacccaccctggacattctgtcTTCGGCCCTCTCCcatcggggagaaggtacaaggaattctgcagatgctggaaattcaagcaacatacatcaaagttgctggtgaacgcagcaggccaggcagcatctctaggaagagatacagtcgacgtttcaggccgagacccttcgtcaggactaacttaaagaagagctagtaagagatttgaaagctggagggggagggggagatccaaaatgataggaaaagacaggagggggagggatggagccaagagctggacaggtgatagacaaaagggatacgagaggatcatgggacaggaggcccagggagaaggaaaagggggaaaaacccagaggatgggcaaggggtatagtgagagcgacag
This genomic window contains:
- the LOC134344568 gene encoding uncharacterized protein LOC134344568 isoform X3 encodes the protein MGTTKRHPFLLETVWTDKWKFDEAERLFWEVWGIRRPTEEMGDRRRGKGCPWAKPVPTKEVDGADLLPPNAAKSDRGKSSATSRPAVACHHVVGGVWVNKDAFDTAERLFVERLQVPSVPRSLPILGSRVILTSRATPDEGYISATPGTPLTPGPRASGIPSKTPWCPPLPGVWLEKPLYDDAERLYQEALCQERASERGGRPPGQCCPRARHPCPSHPAEAHSSPVVALSPAAVHQHLIHQDNEPVWFSKPAYDTAELCYHLYGIQATPSRSREVAPAPATPQTAPAERPPSAPRPPWLQDKTMAVNFLANENIWFDKYKYDDAEVQYYRHLHGSVPTNTPVENTARDSPAVQENGASNILRDIARARENIQKSLAGSAIQGADNELCSRVTSLERENQNLHKEVEELRLMFSKLELRLSTMEKSLTSAKPVVSAPTQPSKPSTKQPEEDDDDDDLDLFGSSDEEDSAESERVREERLRQYAEKKSKKPALIAKSSILLDVKPWDDETDMAKLEECVRTVQMDGLVWGASKLVPVGYGIKKLQIQCVVEDDKVGTDELEEQIITFEDYVQSVDVAAFNKV
- the LOC134344568 gene encoding uncharacterized protein LOC134344568 isoform X4, with the protein product MGTTKRHPFLLETVWTDKWKFDEAERLFWEVWGIRRPTEEMGDRRRGKGCPWAKPVPTKEVDGADLLPPNAAKSDRGKSSATSRPAVACHHVVGGVWVNKDAFDTAERLFVERLQVPSVPRSLPILGSRVILTSRATPDEGYISATPGTPLTPGPRASGIPSKTPWCPPLPGVWLEKPLYDDAERLYQEALCQERASERGGRPPGQCCPRARHPCPSHPAEAHSSPVVALSPAAVHQHLIHQDNEPVWFSKPAYDTAELCYHLYGIQATPSRSREVAPAPATPQTAPAERPPSAPRPPWLQDKTMAVNFLANENIWFDKYKYDDAEVQYYRHLHGSVPTNTPVENTARDSPAVQSAIQGADNELCSRVTSLERENQNLHKEVEELRLMFSKLELRLSTMEKSLTSAKPVVSAPTQPSKPSTKQPEEDDDDDDLDLFGSSDEEDSAESERVREERLRQYAEKKSKKPALIAKSSILLDVKPWDDETDMAKLEECVRTVQMDGLVWGASKLVPVGYGIKKLQIQCVVEDDKVGTDELEEQIITFEDYVQSVDVAAFNKV
- the LOC134344568 gene encoding uncharacterized protein LOC134344568 isoform X2, which codes for MGTTKRHPFLLETVWTDKWKFDEAERLFWEVWGIRRPTEEMGDRRRGKGCPWAKPVPTKEVDGADLLPPNAAKSDRGKSSATSRPAVACHHVVGGVWVNKDAFDTAERLFVERLQVPSVPRSLPILGSRVILTSRATPDEGYISATPGTPLTPGPRASGIPSKTPWCPPLPGVWLEKPLYDDAERLYQEALCQERASERGGRPPGQCCPRARHPCPSHPAEAHSSPVVALSPAAVHQHLIHQDNEPVWFSKPAYDTAELCYHLYGIQATPSRSREVAPAPATPQTAPAERPPSAPRPPWLQDKTMAVNFLANENIWFDKYKYDDAEVQYYRHLHGSVPTNTPVENTARDSPAVQISSVCEAGRNPKEAVRDSVEPVSSHSAIQGADNELCSRVTSLERENQNLHKEVEELRLMFSKLELRLSTMEKSLTSAKPVVSAPTQPSKPSTKQPEEDDDDDDLDLFGSSDEEDSAESERVREERLRQYAEKKSKKPALIAKSSILLDVKPWDDETDMAKLEECVRTVQMDGLVWGASKLVPVGYGIKKLQIQCVVEDDKVGTDELEEQIITFEDYVQSVDVAAFNKV